One window of the Chryseobacterium camelliae genome contains the following:
- a CDS encoding T9SS type A sorting domain-containing protein, whose amino-acid sequence MKKFYTGAYFLCAVLSMSAQNVLWQKDIESSSQDFLSQVTTTIDQQYLITGSSIQSKKLSGESNQNLGYDYHLIKFNQSGEQVWEKYFSGQNHDFLSATVNTQEGGSLLAGTSFSGKGLDKKEDSKGGSDIWLVRINEFGDELWQKTLGTASDEEARSVIQTTDLGFFVAGNVQNSAKGYGSKDAWIIRLDKNGKEISQLILGGRGLDEVEKMIPTKDGGALLGMYSRSGSVSINDDRSLINDKITHQSSLINYAKSVENYGEGDYWIVKLSKEGKVEWEKNFGGKGDDHLRTLALTSTGYLIGGESRSERSGNKTVGIEEGTDIWLIALNERGEESWQKSYSFKNRDVLMGMSVVSKVKSQELGTKNQESGTKSQDGQDTTKGILLGGYTQAEGRIESDDEKFWMLYLDQNGNEQWRKHVKGESGKKEERLSDIKLNRDGSIILAGTSAEELGKENWKIVKLDDSQIDQLIEKQDIRIYPNPVSDYAYVEIGFEGQRAGAFEAEISVYDMGGRQLQSMKTKNTITKINTQALVQGAYLVSVKTSDNKTASAKLIKK is encoded by the coding sequence ATGAAGAAATTCTACACCGGCGCTTATTTCTTATGCGCAGTTCTGAGTATGTCTGCCCAGAATGTCCTCTGGCAGAAAGACATTGAGTCTTCCTCACAGGATTTCCTGTCCCAGGTAACCACCACCATTGACCAGCAGTACTTAATTACCGGAAGCTCAATCCAATCCAAAAAGCTTTCTGGGGAAAGCAATCAAAACCTGGGCTACGACTATCACCTGATAAAATTTAACCAGTCAGGAGAACAGGTTTGGGAAAAATATTTCTCAGGGCAAAACCATGATTTTCTTTCCGCTACGGTGAATACCCAGGAAGGAGGATCCCTTCTGGCAGGAACTTCGTTCAGCGGAAAGGGGTTAGATAAGAAGGAGGATTCTAAAGGTGGATCAGACATCTGGTTGGTTCGGATCAATGAGTTTGGAGATGAGTTGTGGCAGAAGACTTTAGGCACTGCTTCGGATGAAGAAGCGAGGTCGGTGATCCAGACCACGGATTTAGGATTCTTTGTGGCCGGGAATGTCCAAAACTCAGCGAAAGGCTACGGTTCCAAAGATGCCTGGATCATCAGGCTGGATAAAAACGGCAAGGAGATCTCCCAATTGATCTTAGGCGGCAGAGGCCTGGACGAAGTGGAAAAGATGATCCCGACGAAAGACGGCGGTGCCTTATTAGGGATGTATTCCAGGAGCGGAAGCGTTAGTATAAATGATGATCGATCATTGATAAATGATAAAATCACTCATCAATCATCACTTATCAATTATGCTAAATCGGTCGAAAACTACGGGGAAGGCGACTATTGGATTGTCAAGCTGTCGAAAGAAGGCAAGGTCGAGTGGGAAAAGAATTTCGGCGGCAAAGGTGATGATCATTTGAGAACATTGGCTCTCACTTCTACCGGCTACCTGATTGGAGGTGAATCCAGATCGGAAAGATCAGGGAATAAAACCGTGGGCATAGAAGAAGGGACTGATATCTGGCTTATCGCGTTAAATGAGAGAGGAGAAGAAAGCTGGCAGAAATCCTATAGCTTTAAGAACCGGGATGTTTTGATGGGGATGAGTGTGGTGAGTAAGGTTAAGAGCCAGGAGCTGGGAACCAAGAACCAAGAATCAGGAACCAAGAGCCAAGATGGACAGGATACTACTAAAGGGATTCTATTAGGTGGTTATACGCAGGCAGAAGGAAGGATCGAATCTGATGATGAGAAGTTCTGGATGCTGTACCTGGACCAGAATGGCAATGAGCAGTGGCGGAAGCACGTGAAGGGAGAATCCGGCAAGAAAGAGGAAAGACTATCAGATATTAAGCTGAACCGTGACGGTTCCATTATCCTGGCCGGAACCAGCGCAGAGGAGTTGGGTAAAGAAAACTGGAAGATCGTGAAGCTTGACGACAGCCAGATCGACCAGCTGATCGAGAAGCAGGATATCAGGATCTACCCGAACCCGGTCTCAGATTATGCGTATGTAGAAATAGGGTTTGAGGGCCAGAGAGCGGGAGCGTTTGAAGCTGAGATCAGCGTGTATGATATGGGCGGAAGGCAGCTTCAGAGCATGAAGACGAAGAACACAATAACTAAGATTAATACCCAGGCTTTGGTGCAGGGGGCTTACCTGGTGAGCGTAAAAACCAGTGATAACAAAACAGCAAGTGCTAAACTGATTAAAAAATAA
- a CDS encoding ABC1 kinase family protein: MFDKQQRKLKRSARLISVLSKYGFRDLLARMNGGNKQEYAGGDVDQDAPKGTVYERIRMVLEELGPTFVKLGQSFSNREDLLPVELIRELEKLQDKVETVAMNVEEILENELNISVTEHFIEINEKPLATASIAQVYRAVLKDGSPVILKIKKPNVQAVIEDDLLLIKDLEKLVSSYSEIGERLNLKQAISTFEKSLLEEISLINEKENILQFARNFKNDPETYVPKVYEELSNNNVLCMEFIDGIKVTDLSGLQNHGIDPVKISEVGLRLFVSQILDYGFFHADPHAGNILVKKDGRVVFIDFGAVGKIQPNDKEILEELIVSFVAKNARKIVRSLKKMAIKYEIPDERKFEADVQEIINYIHSSSLQDIDVQDIINTMKDVLQENRLYMPGYFYLLFKGISLIEGVGRNINPDLDVVKSLHPYTKKILARKINPKNLLKSGMDRMMDFTDSVDEIPRELRSVLQKLDENKFTVSSEIKNMDAIGKLIKSSVTNIILAIVLGANIIATAVIMVSEKGPKVGEMSVIAILGFIFSVFLVLVLLLRVNRK, from the coding sequence ATGTTTGATAAGCAACAAAGAAAGCTGAAACGGTCAGCGCGGCTGATCTCGGTACTCAGCAAATACGGATTCAGGGATCTGCTGGCCAGGATGAACGGCGGCAATAAACAGGAATATGCGGGCGGCGATGTTGATCAGGATGCTCCAAAAGGAACGGTGTACGAGAGGATCAGGATGGTTCTGGAAGAACTCGGGCCTACCTTTGTTAAGCTTGGACAGTCATTCAGCAACCGGGAAGACCTGCTGCCGGTTGAGCTGATCCGCGAACTGGAAAAACTTCAGGATAAGGTGGAAACCGTAGCCATGAATGTAGAGGAAATCCTTGAGAATGAACTTAACATTTCCGTTACGGAACATTTTATTGAAATCAATGAAAAGCCTCTGGCTACGGCATCTATTGCACAGGTGTACCGTGCTGTACTGAAAGACGGAAGTCCGGTTATTCTTAAGATTAAAAAACCGAACGTGCAGGCTGTTATCGAAGATGACCTGCTGCTGATCAAAGACCTCGAAAAACTCGTTTCTTCCTATTCTGAAATAGGGGAGCGCCTTAACCTGAAGCAGGCGATTTCCACCTTTGAAAAATCGCTCCTGGAAGAAATCTCCCTGATCAACGAGAAAGAAAATATCCTGCAGTTTGCAAGGAATTTTAAAAATGACCCTGAGACCTATGTCCCCAAAGTATATGAGGAACTTTCCAATAATAATGTGCTGTGCATGGAATTCATTGACGGGATTAAAGTGACAGACCTGTCAGGGTTGCAGAACCATGGGATTGACCCGGTGAAAATCTCCGAAGTAGGATTAAGGCTTTTTGTTTCACAAATCCTTGATTACGGCTTTTTCCATGCCGATCCGCATGCCGGCAATATCCTGGTAAAAAAAGACGGAAGAGTCGTGTTCATCGATTTTGGGGCGGTAGGAAAGATTCAGCCGAATGATAAGGAGATTCTTGAAGAGCTTATTGTAAGTTTTGTAGCTAAAAATGCACGCAAAATCGTACGTTCCCTTAAAAAAATGGCGATCAAATATGAAATCCCGGATGAAAGAAAGTTTGAGGCAGATGTACAGGAAATCATCAATTATATCCATAGTTCTTCCTTGCAGGACATTGATGTGCAGGATATCATCAATACCATGAAAGATGTGCTGCAGGAAAACCGCCTGTATATGCCGGGCTATTTTTACCTTCTGTTCAAAGGCATCAGCCTGATAGAAGGGGTAGGACGGAATATCAATCCGGACCTTGATGTGGTGAAAAGCCTGCATCCGTACACCAAAAAAATCCTTGCCCGGAAAATAAACCCTAAGAACTTGCTCAAAAGCGGCATGGACCGTATGATGGATTTTACAGACAGTGTGGATGAAATCCCAAGAGAACTCAGGTCTGTCCTCCAGAAACTGGATGAAAATAAATTCACGGTTTCCAGCGAAATTAAAAATATGGATGCCATAGGCAAGCTGATCAAATCCAGTGTCACCAATATCATTTTAGCCATTGTGCTGGGAGCTAATATCATTGCAACAGCGGTGATTATGGTTTCTGAAAAAGGACCGAAGGTAGGAGAAATGTCCGTGATTGCCATATTAGGGTTTATTTTTTCCGTTTTTCTGGTGTTGGTGCTTTTGCTGAGGGTGAACAGGAAATGA
- a CDS encoding DUF6443 domain-containing protein gives MKKILIPASCLLISGMSYGQASPSTTENYVYSKTYLSDPSALLPKTSETVQYFDGLGRPKQVVNVKASPSGKDLVTPIPYDGFGRQADSFLPVPMATQNGGIQSGVEASAQSYHNDSFPFTHKNLENSPLDRVLSQVQPGSDWQNHPVSFRYDANAAGEVKKYATTTTTVNNATSSSLSSSGTYGASQLYKNTVTDEDGNITIEFKNGQGQTVLVRKVLSATENADTYYVYNEYNQLAFVIPPLASVSSALDQSTLDNLCYQYRYDGRNRLVEKKVPGKGWEYLVYDKADRLIFTQDAVMRPTAKWLFTKYDTFGRAIITGIVQGGSRLEMQDMIVGVVTENRDNTGFAKSDGMQIYYTNGHFPYFDKAFSVNYYDTYPPGSPITTSQVLGQALLPQAGPGVAVSTKSLPLASYLKNIEDDNWTKNYTGYDMKGRPVITYSINHLGGYTHTESLLDFAGIPQQTITKHKRLSTDTERVITETFQYDSQNRLLVHKHKVDNNPEEILAQNTYNELSQLTNKKVGGVSASNPLQSIDYAYNIRGWMTKINDPSATLTGGKLFGYEIKYQNPTNVSSSLIRYNGNISQIDWKTTNDHVLRRYTYQYDSLNRMFYAMYSKPNNTVVSTMAYDEWLSYDLNGNITHIDRYGLMDTNQAQMIDELDYGYTGNKLDRVIDNSGNNLGYPIGGNTISYNLNGNMTSHPDKNIKAITYNYLNLPSNVNMVQGGGFGMPGEGNKIDYKYRADGVKVEKTINYVNPYTTDYTYINYLDGFQYKRKYNKSSTAQNPYDSGYVLQFVPTPEGYYNFENNKYIYNYVDHLGNVRLSYFNNGNGAEVLEENNYYPFGLKHEGYNGLTGNPSYQYKYNGKELQTETGMYDYGARFYMPDIGRWGVVDPLAEKHPDSNPMMYAANNPIMMIDPDGKDWVITQSYDKKTNTTHYQITFTGAVLNSSSNKKIDMKKFAATVQSQTKAIFNNIDKNPNYTVTTSVNIRSINDKKDLKNTDTLLEIKDSNSKEFDVYKDGKSNVVGIAMNGKEVSINENYVDDIIDGTNSKTLPHEIGHTGGLQHPAMSTNDSIFGLSETFETSKSNFMIQGAIAKPTGFTVKQINRMYRLYKAGKLNNKNINPVNTK, from the coding sequence ATGAAAAAAATACTTATCCCGGCCAGCTGCTTACTGATATCAGGTATGTCCTATGGACAGGCCTCCCCGAGCACAACCGAAAACTATGTATACAGCAAAACCTATTTATCAGACCCTTCGGCTTTATTGCCTAAGACCTCAGAGACCGTCCAGTACTTTGACGGGCTTGGAAGGCCAAAACAGGTCGTGAATGTCAAAGCCTCCCCTTCAGGGAAAGACTTAGTTACCCCCATTCCTTATGACGGGTTTGGAAGGCAGGCAGACTCCTTTCTTCCTGTTCCCATGGCTACCCAGAACGGAGGCATCCAGTCAGGAGTGGAAGCCTCGGCCCAAAGCTACCATAACGATAGCTTTCCCTTCACCCATAAAAACCTGGAGAACTCCCCATTGGACCGGGTACTCTCCCAGGTCCAGCCCGGATCGGACTGGCAGAATCATCCGGTCAGCTTCCGGTATGATGCCAATGCAGCAGGAGAAGTAAAAAAATATGCAACCACCACCACTACGGTAAATAATGCCACTTCTTCTTCCTTGAGTTCTTCCGGTACTTATGGAGCCAGCCAGCTGTATAAAAATACCGTAACCGATGAGGATGGTAATATAACCATAGAGTTTAAAAACGGACAGGGCCAGACCGTACTGGTCAGGAAAGTATTGAGTGCCACAGAAAATGCTGATACATATTATGTGTACAATGAATATAATCAGCTGGCATTTGTTATACCTCCCCTGGCTTCTGTGAGTTCGGCCTTAGATCAAAGCACTCTGGATAACTTATGTTACCAATACCGTTATGACGGCAGGAACCGTCTGGTGGAAAAGAAAGTTCCGGGAAAAGGCTGGGAATATCTGGTCTATGATAAAGCAGACCGGCTTATTTTCACTCAGGATGCTGTGATGCGTCCTACGGCCAAATGGCTGTTCACCAAATATGATACTTTCGGGAGAGCTATTATCACCGGGATTGTTCAGGGAGGAAGCAGGCTGGAGATGCAGGATATGATCGTGGGTGTGGTTACGGAAAACCGTGATAATACAGGTTTTGCCAAAAGTGACGGGATGCAGATCTATTACACCAACGGACACTTTCCTTACTTTGATAAGGCTTTTTCCGTTAATTATTACGACACCTATCCACCGGGTTCTCCTATAACGACTTCCCAGGTGCTGGGCCAGGCTCTACTTCCCCAGGCAGGACCGGGCGTAGCAGTAAGTACCAAAAGCCTTCCTTTAGCATCTTACCTTAAGAATATAGAGGACGACAACTGGACGAAGAATTATACCGGTTACGATATGAAAGGAAGGCCGGTCATTACGTATTCCATTAATCATTTAGGCGGTTATACCCACACGGAATCCCTGCTTGATTTTGCAGGGATTCCTCAGCAAACCATTACCAAACATAAAAGGTTATCTACGGATACGGAGCGGGTCATTACCGAGACCTTCCAGTATGACAGCCAGAACAGGCTTCTGGTCCATAAGCATAAAGTGGATAATAATCCTGAGGAAATCCTGGCGCAGAATACCTATAACGAACTTTCACAGCTAACCAATAAGAAAGTAGGCGGCGTATCTGCTTCAAATCCGTTACAGAGCATAGACTATGCGTATAACATCCGCGGATGGATGACTAAGATCAATGATCCTTCTGCGACCCTTACAGGCGGAAAGCTCTTTGGATACGAAATAAAGTATCAAAATCCCACCAATGTTTCTAGCTCACTGATCAGATATAACGGGAATATTTCACAGATTGACTGGAAAACGACAAATGATCATGTTTTAAGAAGGTATACTTATCAATACGATAGTTTAAACAGGATGTTTTATGCCATGTACTCTAAGCCCAATAATACAGTAGTGAGTACCATGGCATACGATGAATGGCTTTCGTATGATTTAAATGGAAATATTACCCATATAGACAGGTACGGATTGATGGATACTAATCAGGCTCAAATGATTGATGAATTAGACTATGGCTATACTGGAAATAAGTTAGATAGGGTAATTGATAACTCTGGTAATAATTTGGGATATCCTATAGGTGGAAATACGATAAGTTATAATCTGAATGGCAATATGACAAGCCACCCGGATAAAAACATAAAAGCCATTACCTATAATTATCTGAATCTTCCTTCAAACGTCAATATGGTACAAGGAGGTGGATTCGGAATGCCGGGCGAAGGAAACAAAATTGATTATAAATATCGGGCAGATGGCGTTAAGGTTGAAAAAACTATAAATTATGTCAATCCATACACTACGGATTATACGTACATCAATTACCTGGATGGTTTTCAGTATAAAAGGAAATATAACAAATCCAGTACAGCACAGAATCCATACGACTCAGGGTATGTGTTACAATTCGTACCCACACCAGAAGGATATTATAATTTTGAAAATAATAAGTATATTTACAATTATGTTGACCATTTAGGAAATGTACGGTTAAGTTATTTCAATAATGGAAATGGCGCAGAGGTTCTTGAAGAAAACAATTATTATCCATTTGGATTAAAGCATGAAGGATACAATGGGTTAACGGGAAATCCTTCTTACCAATACAAGTACAATGGAAAGGAGCTGCAAACAGAAACGGGAATGTATGATTATGGAGCGAGGTTCTATATGCCGGACATCGGTAGATGGGGTGTGGTGGATCCGTTGGCGGAGAAACATCCAGACTCAAATCCAATGATGTATGCTGCAAACAATCCAATTATGATGATTGATCCAGATGGAAAGGATTGGGTTATAACACAGAGTTATGATAAAAAAACAAATACAACTCATTATCAAATAACATTTACTGGAGCTGTACTCAACAGTTCTTCAAATAAAAAAATTGATATGAAAAAGTTTGCAGCAACAGTTCAATCACAAACTAAAGCTATCTTTAATAACATAGATAAAAACCCAAATTATACTGTCACAACAAGTGTCAATATTAGATCTATAAACGATAAGAAGGATCTGAAAAATACAGATACCCTACTTGAAATCAAAGATTCTAATTCTAAAGAATTTGATGTTTATAAAGATGGCAAATCCAATGTTGTGGGGATTGCAATGAATGGCAAGGAAGTTTCTATCAATGAAAATTATGTGGATGATATAATAGATGGTACAAATAGTAAAACATTGCCGCATGAAATTGGTCATACAGGTGGATTACAACATCCTGCTATGTCAACCAATGATTCAATATTTGGGCTTTCTGAAACTTTTGAAACATCCAAAAGTAATTTTATGATACAAGGAGCTATTGCCAAACCTACAGGTTTTACTGTTAAACAGATTAATAGGATGTATAGATTGTACAAAGCAGGCAAACTAAATAATAAAAATATAAATCCAGTAAATACAAAATGA